The DNA window ATCCCTTACTTTACCACAAGTGGTATTCAGGTTCGGTATCTAAAGATTACCGAGCCAAAGGTACGAAACTCGTCAGATATCCGATCAAGGCTAACAATCGTAGTTGCAATATCCTTCGCTACCTTGGGTTCGATACATCACCCAATCTGGCGATATCGCTGTACGACTTCCCGACGCGGTCTGAGTCCTACGTAATCAAGCGAAACTAGCTCACGGATGGGATAACGAACATGGGGCAGACTGCAGAGCAGGCTTCATACAGGAATGAATAATAGACTAAATCAATTCAAGCTTAAGCTGTCACATTGGTCAATCTCGAACAATAGCCCTCTCCCATTCAAAACTGCGGAGATCTTCTCGAGTTGAGTATTGGTTGTCTGGGTCAAAAAACACCTTGACAATAAATCCTTTTGGATCTTCAGAAGCTGTTGGGGGATCTGGTGGTTGTTAGCTATATCAGCAATCGATTGGACAACATACGTCCTCTGGGAGCATCAGGACTCGTCCAAGCTCCGTGTCTCCATAATCGATTGTGTCCAAGAAATACACTGTCTATCGAATGGTTGCTCATCTCGCTGCCTGGTGGTGCATTCAATGCCATGAGCCCCAGGACGATAGGCAGCTCTCCTCCAAGGCCTGTCGAGTGTTGTGCATCACGTCGGGGTGCTTTGTAGGTCAGAGGAAGTAGACCGGGAATCCACGCAGGATTTCTGCCAGCAACGTGTAGCAAAGGACCGGGCCCAGGACCCATAGTGCTGGTGATGGTGCTCACTTGGGAGAGCCCGGGAATTGATGGTGGATGGAATACACGTAAAAGTTCCCAGTTCGATCTGGTGACCAGAGGATCATGTTCAGTAACCATAATTGGGAGCAATGGATTGCAAGCAGCAACCCCAAACATTTTATACTCCTCGGTCGGGTATACTCGTCCATATTGATCCGTGATGCAGTTTCCGCGGGCGTCCACTCTCAGTAGTTGCCCTTCGGATGCTGGTAGCGTGGAAGCGTCTCGAAACCATCGCCAGTCTGGTGCTTCAGACACTTCGCCGTTCCAGTACCGCATGACTTTGCTTGGGACCTCGCCGCGGTAGAAGTTTGGTGAGCTGGGCGGAATAAGGTGAAGATAATCGTCACGTCCCGGCTCTCGGATGACAAGTTTGTTGGCGATAAACAGGAAGCCTGGGGTGGGTTGGCTTGAAGAGCTCCCTTTTCGGCTTGAGCTGTGCTTTGATGTTTTCTGAAAGTGTTagttgagcttgaggcttAGCCTTTAGCATACCTGTTTCAACATGATCACTAGCTGACTTGCATCTGTCGATCACACTCGAGCAATTACCATTTTATAACTCACTCATCCGCAGAGCCTCATCTCGGATTTACCACTTGGGCTTCTCGGTCACTGAACCGCTGAGGAAATCGACTTCCGGTGTTTGAAGCAACAAAGTGAGAATGACGACACCATACATGTCAGCTTCAGCAGTCTGCCAGACATCTTGACATATCCGTAAAGCCTATTCAAGACTTGAAATAAGGATTGGTGCCACGCTTCATGGTACTTCTGAATGCTGTGCAGGGAATATGAAGACACCCTAGTTCATGCAACATCAACGCGGCCCGACCcctcttgcgcttcttctgctcgacACCGGTGACCCATACTCCACGGATCGATGGAGACTTCAACCGCACTCCCACCGGGTAAGTTGTCTGATTGATTTGTCAAGAAAGCGGGCCAATGGGTGAGATAGGATCTTGATGTCGATCAGTTGTTGGCGCTAACCCTTGATTATCTGGTGACTTGCGACTTGGCAACGTTGGATTATGCGATAGGAGCTGAATTGCATCTGAGGCCAGAGGACGTCGGTGTCTCCGCAAGATGTGTCTTGGTTGTGTGGGAACCTTGACAGGTGACTCGAAGCAACCAATGCTCAAGCCTCttctgatggtgttgagttcGGGTTCATTCAAGTCCGAGTAGACTGCTTGCTTGCAACTCTTTGGGGGTGGCGTACACCGTAAGATGGTGAATGTAACCGAGACAAGGCAAATCGCGATCGAAAACTCACAGCGAGGCCATCAAGTTGGTGGACTCGTGTTTCAACATTATCGTACATCTTCGGTGATGTTTGTGTGACGCGAGCGAAATCGCGTATAGCGAGACATTTCTTGTACGAGAGCTGCAGACTTCTGCTCGTCTCAGTCAGACCGTAATCTCAACGGCTGGAGGCCTGATTGATCTACTCCAATTGTTGTCAGTATCTCGCTGGTGTTTtagcttgagcttcaacCATGTGGTTGCTGATCAGAAGGAAGAGTTGGAAACAAATGTGCGATATGGATCATTTAAATAGTAGATAATTGTGATTTTGATTGGAATTGTTGCCTTGCGGATGGTTCGCAATCGCCTTCTGCACCTCTTGCATGAGACGAGAGGAAACAAGATCTATCACATAACCCCGCTGGATCAACGCTTTGCACGCTTGGCTGGTCCAGATTCGTCCTCCATTGTCATCTCAACGTCGCCAGAAGATGCGGTAATGGCTTCTTGAAGTagtttcttctctccaagtcTGACAGCAATAGCCATGCGAGTTCGTTGGTTGAGGTCTTGTTTGAGTAGAGCTTCGTCTTCGGAAATGCTTGTCGGGTATCTTGCTACGAGAGCCTCCAATGTCTTGGCCAGCACAGCTTGGTggatctcttctctctttcgcTTGTCGGGGATAGCATCGGGTTGTGCTTTCTTTATACCTTTGAGGAATGTCTTgagttgttcttgaagatcttcGGGCATGCTTTCGAATCGAGCAGACTCAGCAAAGGTGCCGTCCGAGTTGACCTCGCCTGTTTCTCGCTCCAAAACGAATGTGTCTTCAAattcttcgtcctcttcaaGAGCGCCACGCTATTCAGGTTAGCTTGGTCATCTTCAAACGGCTCGACCTACAATCTGCTCCAAGACTTGACTTGGGATGCCAAAGTTGGCGGACAGAGCTGACTCGACAATGTCCCAAGGAATCTCGACAACATCATAACGGGAATGCTTCTCGGTAACGTATCCGTATCTTCTTAGGAGCTCCGAGTTCGGGTGAGGACCATAGTAGTTGAGAATCTCTTCACCCGCCTTGATGGGCCTCAAGCTGGTCACGGTGAGACTGTCCTCTTCGTGGTTGACGTGAGCCTATTCTGTTAGCTTTGCCAATCACTTAAGAAATGACCTACGTTGAATTCGGCGTCGGCATTCAGAATATCCGCCATTGGCACCATTCCCATCATTGACTTTCCGTCTCGGTCTTCCACCCAACcatcagcctcctcctcctcttcctcgtcgttctcaagatcaaaagcATACGCCATAATGGTGCTGCCCATCCGGTGGGCAATCTCAATAAGCTCTGCATCACTCTTGTTTCCGGCGTTGAAAATCTCAGAGTTGCTTCTAATAATGGGGAGCAGCGTCTTTTGGAACATATTTTCAGCCTCATCTTTGCCGATCTTGTGTCGCATATGACTGGCCTGAAGCTGGTCAAGCTCATTGTCGGACCAAAACATGGGCGTATCAAATGACGAAGGAAGAACATCGAAATAAGGCTTCCACTTGGAGTTTTCGCCTTCAAGATACTCGTAAATCATGATGAGGATAAGCGAACTCCAAGAATCCAATCCCGGTGCGTCGTCGTCAGGCTTGTCGAGATCAAAAGCATCCGGAATCTTTTTTGGTAGCTCCGAGGTTTCAACATTGATGATTCCTCTTCTCGGAATGGTAAACAGAGTTGTTTCCGCAGGGATATCCCCGAGAGCGACTGTTTTGTTAGCTTGACTTCGAAGGCATGCAGGCACCTACTTATACCACGACCAGCATTGCGGCCACGAAGATCAACAATTTTGATGGCGTCGGAGAATGTAGCATCTGGCAGAGACTTGAACCAGTGCAAAAAGCTTTCGCTTGTACCGTCAAAATTTGTAGAACCCattgtttgttgttgaagaagaaaggttgAGACTTCCAGGTTAACTTGGGAAGTTGTGAAAACTTTTCAGACCTCCTACCCTGTATATTCAGCACCTCGATCAACACATCAATCAACACCACTCAATTGACATTGATGCAGTTTTATTAATGGTACACTATTTAATGCGATTGGCACTAGACATAAtcattcttcatctccattcTGCTTCACCGCAGGTGTTCCATCTTTGCCCTCCTTTGCCTTCTTAATCTCGCGCTTCTTCGGTCGCAGCCATTCTTCCATGCCTTCAGGCCAATACACTCTTGCTTGAGGACCCCCCATGCCAAAATCTTCAGCGCTAACAATCTTTTCAGGAACTTCAATATCATCCTCCGCTTCTCCGTTGACGCCGTTTgctttcttgcccttctttgccttcttttTGACGGCTTTCCGTGATTCATCTGGTCGTTCATATGGTACAATGTTGTTAAAAGTGTCCCAACCTGGCAGTTTAAAATTTCGCATCAGTTCAAAAACAGCTTGCTCTTTGTCCTTAGCTTCTATCATTAGATCCATGTCTGGGGCACATGGTGGGAGAGTCTTGACTCTGGCGGAATGCTTGCGACGATCTCTTGGTGTGACTGCACTGGATGTCTGCTCGCTGTAGTGCATTTTCTGGGTGATTCCCTTCTTGGTCCAGGTAGCTTTGATACGATCGTAGAGGCCTATGATGTCTTGGGAACCTTCTCTTATCGATGGATCAAAGATGATGTTGTGATGGTGGTAGTCGAGCACCAGAGGAATGTTGAGTTCTTCGCAGACAGGCAACAGATCGTGAACACTCCATGcgacatcatcattctcCAACACCAATCGTCTCTTAACACTGTCTGATAGCTTGGCGTAGTTCTCTTTGAAACGGTCAACGGTCGCTTGCTTGTCGCCATAGACGCCACCCATATGCAGGATCATGACAGCGTCGCGGTCAAGCTGTTTGGGAAGTTTGAGTAGAGTAAGCATCTCATCGTGGTACTCTAGATCGCGTATGGCAGCGGCAACAACTTCTTTGCGGGGAGAACCAATCTGTGTGAATTGTCCAGGATGTGTTGTTACACGATGATTCAGCTCTCCAGCAACTCTGCCAGCTTCAGCCAGCACATCTGACGCAAAGGGCGCTAGCTTGTAACCATGTTCTGGATGACTTGCAAATGGAAACATCTCGCTACTCAGTCTCATAAATCTGATGCCATACTTGACATTCCATCGAATCATTTTGACAATATCTCTTGCATTCGCCAAGCCCAAATCTTGTACGTATTTGAGTCCTCGTTCGTGGTCTGCGGGTTTGTTCTTATCCGGTCGATTCTTGGTAGGGTGTTCTGGCTCATCAGGGTTTGTTAAAGGGTGTCGGTGTTCAACAATGGAGGCCATGCGACAGGTCCTCGAGGAAAAGACAGCAGGAGTCGCATTGCGCAGGTATGTATTTAGGCATGCCTGGAGAGTCAGTAATGTCTGCACATCACAACGATAAACTCACATATCCTAACCTTCCTTTCCATGGTAGAGGGAGAGTTTCACTGTTGACAGGGGGAGGCCGGTTGGCACCTCGGTCCATGCCGTCGTCTTCACCTTTGGCATCAGCGACATCGCCAGCAGCGAGTTTGGCGTCGTACTCATCCAGTGGTACAGAGTTGGCAACTTTTGACTTTCCCTCCAAGTTTCCTCGGGAGACAACAGTATCCTGGTTCGGCGCATACATCTTCGGTCGGATATCAGGTTCGTCGGCGGCTTCCTTCTTTACATGAAGATCTGAGGACTCAACAGCAAGACGCTGTCTTCTGACGGCAGTCTGCAGCTTTTGTTCCATCTCGCTCAGCTCGCgcatggcttcttcgacaCCTTCGCCTGTATCCCAGACAgcctttgttttctttgggCTGGCAGCTTTCATTGGATCTGTGTCTGACTTTGGCCGTTCGGCAGCATCCTTTATTCTTCGACTGCTTCTCCTGGGGGTATCAGGCACCTCAGGTATCGGAGGTGGCGGATGATCCCCAGTTCTCTTCCGTTTTGAGGTCATGGTTGTAGTCGTGCTGTATACTCTAAGAACTGAAAGTCGCAGGGAAAGTCTTCCGGCTGTCAAGAAACAAGGTGACATATGTCTGATGTAAACGAGGAAGAATTGGGTCATGAGGCGAGGCAGATATAATTGGCAGCCAAGTACCTGATAAATTCGGCAACGAACATTCTCCAACATTTAAAGTAATGGTAGTCGGAGGAAGTGGCCCGAAGAGCCAATGACGCAGGGCGCGTCATGCATGGTCTGGGAACGATGTTGCCTCCGGTAGGGCTAGGTCATTATTTCCGGAGCAAACTGTCGCTGGTAACACGATGGGACAAAGCCCCCTGCATCACCTGTTGAATTGCTGGCTGGTGAACTGTCAGGTCTGTAAACGATCCACGACCAAAATTCTCGATCCATgccttgttgatggcgatgaagtcATCTAGACTTGGGTGGGCGGGAGGATCGCCGATCCGTCATGGTGGCGGTGCGTATTTTGGCAACTTTGCTCCGCTGTGACGCTCAAACCACCCAACAACGGCAGACTGCATCAAACCGTAGGAGATACTCCGAAGAAATGAGCACAGCCAATGAAGTCAATCGGAGGGGGCCGTAGAAGTCCACAAACAACTGAAACATTCAGAATACAGCATCGAGATGCTGAAAGTGACTGTGGCTGAAGCTGGACTAATTAGGAACCATCCCTTGCTGGCTGCTTGTaagcatcatcaagctgTTGACGTTGAGACATGGCTATGCATCGAAACCATGCATTTAAACTAGAGATTAGTGATCAATTAAGATGGTGATCACCAGAACGGTGTCACGCTCAAAGCTGTTTCGCGACGTGGCATCCCTTTGTAATACGGCACCCTGCATACAGGACAATCATATCGTTCGATCAAGAACCAGGAGGAAAGACATTTTGAATGAAAAGAATGCCCGCATGCGTTTATCGTCATGATGtcgtcttcagcttcatcgGTGTGTACACTTGGACCGGCCGTTGTTTGTACACTTGGGCCTGATTTATCGGTCGTCTGCACACTGGGACCGGGTTTATCATTCGTCTCATGAGACGTCACCGTTGAGACCTTTTCGAGAATCGGGCGTGGGTCGGCGTTGACGGTATGCACTGGTTCTGGAACAAGAGGACCTATGCAGATTGGACTAAGAATGTCAGATCCAGGAGCGGCCCGTACAAGCTCCGACCGGGAGCATGAAAGCGGAGACTGAGCTTCCGATACCTTGGCCGGAAGTGGATGCACTCACCATTCACCGAACCCGGAGAGTGGAGTCTGAGCTTCAATGTCGGCGGTGGGATCGGGATTCGCTTGTGGAATGACCGTTGAGGTTGTAACGGTGCTGAGCTTTCGACGCGCATTGTCCAGTTGATCAGGTTGGGGATTGAAAACCTTCTCCGACGCTCTCCGCACGCTCATCCTGAAGCATGCTCTTTTCCAGTTAGCAGTGGCCAATTTGACAGCGGAAGACGTACAGAGggcccatgatgatgatgaagagaaaaagcACGAGCAGAATGATCCCGACTGGCTCCATTGCAGCGATAAACGAAAATGCGGTGTTTTGTGAGGGTTCAGTAGTCAAATAGACAAGCGCAAGAATTGCCTGATAATGGTCGCGACATGTGACTTTAACTATACCTTAGCAATCGAGACTGATTAACGTGCTTGCAGTGGTGGCTACAAGCCCAAGACCGGTTCTAGAACATCTGAATGATTGTTTGGTGCCGGGACGGAATATCGCAACGGCATGGCTGCGCCAGCAGTTCTGGCCATTGATTGATGAGTATTTCGAGCCCGTGGCAATGATTCAGCTTTAGAGCAGATGACGAGATGTTTATTGTCTTGGCGGAGCTTGGCAAATGTTGcgaagttgatgttggtatcagaaggctgaggctgcAAGGCCGCTAAGGTATCTTGGCTTTATCAGTGAGCGGGCAAGAGCCGACTACAACGAACTTGGAGGGCAGACCGGGTGCCTTCGGTAGGCTATTAGGCTGTACTTCTTCCACTGCCACGATAATGCCCTGTAGGACAGACAAATAAGCGATTAGCATctctttcctcttctcctaCGTAACTGTTATCAATACGAATAATAAGTACATTTAATCCTGGTCCTTGAACCTACGTAATTGCCGAATCTTATCTCATATATCGCGGAGACGGGAATCTGGGGATATTTTAGACCCTTGAACGTAGGAGTTGAAGACCGGCTCCCCGATGGAGAGACCCGCTTTTCCGATACCTTGGTTTCTCTGAGAATATGATCTAAAAATGGCTTCAAGCTTAACAAGTACCGAGATAATAAGCACGAAACGTTTATATGACTCTCTGAGCACTTGCGCGTCTCAAAAATACCAGGAATAGGCGTTTTCAGCGTCAAATTATGTCATTGCCATGTGCTCTATCGAAAGAACCAGGTTGGAGGACCCGGCgacgccaagaagcaaggaTCACCACTAACGACTTTAAGCTCTTGAGATAAACTTGGCGCATCACTCGTTGTCTATCCAATGATTCCCGGCGCAGATACAGATCCTGCTTGAATAAGGTTGCTTAAACTTCAGAGTAGTCAAATGCAAGTTAACATTGTAACCCTCAGGCTTCGATGTACTCAAATAGACATTCATCACGCTGTCACCTCCTCAGGTGCAGTggcaatatcttcaacaGAACGTCCAAATCGCCTCAATATGCGGCTTAGGACACCTCCGACGTATCGTCTTGGCATATTACTCTGAATGCCAATCATCTCCACATATAAAAATTCTCCTCCAAATAAAACTGTTTAAACTGAGCGCTGTTGGCGGAGCCTTTGTTTTGCATGCACCTCCTATGATGGTCACTCTTGGCAAATCCACCTCACGGTCCATCGGTGTCCTACTTGGAAGGTCTCTTGATGTCGTATCCCCTGTGAAGGTACAGCTTAAAAGggcctctccctctcctcttctcaaccCCTCAACTCATTCCTCTCTTCAACCGTCACAATGGGTCAgaacgaagaagagaagcctcACATCTCGGGCCAAGCCAACTCTCCCATGTCGGCACCTGCTCATGCTCTTACCTTTGAGCAGGTCGCCCAGGAGCTGAACGGCAATCTAGATGATGGTCTCACTGAATCCGAGGCCGAGCTGCGTCTCGAGACATATGGCCGAAACGAATTCGGTGAACAAGAAGGTGTTCAACCTCTCAAAATCTTTATCGGGCAGATCGCCAATGCCTTGACTCTAGTAAGTTACCTCACACAGGCTTCCTTCAAGTATATTCCTCGAAGTatacttgaagaagctcacaGACAACGGTAGAGTCGCTCATTTGCCCTTTGGGGGACAGgttctcctccttgccaTGGCTGCCTCTTTCGGTATTCAGTCTTGGATTGAAGGTGGTGTAGTAGCTGCAGTCATTGTCCTCAACATTGTCGTTGGTTTCCTTCAA is part of the Fusarium fujikuroi IMI 58289 draft genome, chromosome FFUJ_chr07 genome and encodes:
- a CDS encoding probable UV-endonuclease UVE-1; its protein translation is MTSKRKRTGDHPPPPIPEVPDTPRRSSRRIKDAAERPKSDTDPMKAASPKKTKAVWDTGEGVEEAMRELSEMEQKLQTAVRRQRLAVESSDLHVKKEAADEPDIRPKMYAPNQDTVVSRGNLEGKSKVANSVPLDEYDAKLAAGDVADAKGEDDGMDRGANRPPPVNSETLPLPWKGRLGYACLNTYLRNATPAVFSSRTCRMASIVEHRHPLTNPDEPEHPTKNRPDKNKPADHERGLKYVQDLGLANARDIVKMIRWNVKYGIRFMRLSSEMFPFASHPEHGYKLAPFASDVLAEAGRVAGELNHRVTTHPGQFTQIGSPRKEVVAAAIRDLEYHDEMLTLLKLPKQLDRDAVMILHMGGVYGDKQATVDRFKENYAKLSDSVKRRLVLENDDVAWSVHDLLPVCEELNIPLVLDYHHHNIIFDPSIREGSQDIIGLYDRIKATWTKKGITQKMHYSEQTSSAVTPRDRRKHSARVKTLPPCAPDMDLMIEAKDKEQAVFELMRNFKLPGWDTFNNIVPYERPDESRKAVKKKAKKGKKANGVNGEAEDDIEVPEKIVSAEDFGMGGPQARVYWPEGMEEWLRPKKREIKKAKEGKDGTPAVKQNGDEE
- a CDS encoding related to RMS1-regulatory protein; protein product: MGSTNFDGTSESFLHWFKSLPDATFSDAIKIVDLRGRNAGRVALGDIPAETTLFTIPRRGIINVETSELPKKIPDAFDLDKPDDDAPGLDSWSSLILIMIYEYLEGENSKWKPYFDVLPSSFDTPMFWSDNELDQLQASHMRHKIGKDEAENMFQKTLLPIIRSNSEIFNAGNKSDAELIEIAHRMGSTIMAYAFDLENDEEEEEEADGWVEDRDGKSMMGMVPMADILNADAEFNAHVNHEEDSLTVTSLRPIKAGEEILNYYGPHPNSELLRRYGYVTEKHSRYDVVEIPWDIVESALSANFGIPSQVLEQIRGALEEDEEFEDTFVLERETGEVNSDGTFAESARFESMPEDLQEQLKTFLKGIKKAQPDAIPDKRKREEIHQAVLAKTLEALVARYPTSISEDEALLKQDLNQRTRMAIAVRLGEKKLLQEAITASSGDVEMTMEDESGPAKRAKR